In the genome of Podospora pseudocomata strain CBS 415.72m chromosome 2 map unlocalized CBS415.72m_2.2, whole genome shotgun sequence, one region contains:
- the KTR4 gene encoding putative mannosyltransferase ktr4 (EggNog:ENOG503NW4D; CAZy:GT15; COG:G), whose protein sequence is MAIARPVRVLGFAAVVMWFFFIWQVLKPTSPPKHKAKEIIKSFERDPNLDPTGEPEGILVHASEEYAPGPAGTARINATLLALVRNEELNDMLSSMRDLERTWNHKFNYPWTFFNDVPFTEEFKKKTQALTKAECRYELIPKEHWAVPEWINMDLYKESTQILKEKKVQYADMISYHQMCRWNSGLFYHHPALANTQYYWRVEPKVHFFCDVDYDVFRYMQDNNKTYGFTINLYDSPDSIPTLWPETLKFIAEHPEYVHENNAMDWLTDKVRRPDHNKKANGYSTCHFWSNFEIADMSFWRSKAYEDYFNHLDRTGNFFYERWGDAPVHSIGLGLFEDKSRIHWFRDIGYQHIPFFNCPNSPKCKGCVTGRFTDGESFLYREDCRPNWFKFVSQG, encoded by the exons ATGGCCATTGCTCGCCCCGTAAGGGTCCTGGGCTTTGCGGCCGTGGTGATGTGGTTCTTCTTCATCTGGCAGGTCTTGAAaccgacatcaccaccaaaacacaaGGCCAAAGAGATCATCAAGTCATTCGAACGAGATCCAAACCTAGACC CAACGGGAGAGCCAGAAGGCATTTTAGTTCACGCATCCGAGGAATATGCACCCGGCCCCGCGGGCACCGCCCGAATCAATGCCACCCTACTTGCCCTCGTACGAAATGAGGAGCTCAACGACATGCTCTCCTCCATGCGCGACCTCGAAAGAACATGGAACCACAAGTTCAACTACCCCTGGACCTTCTTCAACGATGTCCCTTTCACCGAAGAattcaagaagaagacgcaaGCTCTTACCAAAGCAGAATGCCGCTACGAACTCATCCCGAAAGAACACTGGGCTGTCCCCGAATGGATCAACATGGACCTCTACAAGGAATCCACCCAGATTctcaaggaaaagaaggtcCAATACGCCGACATGATTTCCTACCACCAAATGTGCCGCTGGAACAGTGGCCTCTTCTATCACCACCCTGCTTTGGCCAATACGCAGTACTACTGGCGCGTGGAGCCCAAGGTTCACTTCTTCTGTGATGTCGACTATGATGTCTTCCGCTACATGcaggacaacaacaagacctACGGCTTCACCATCAATCTCTATGATTCTCCCGACTCGATCCCTACTCTGTGGCCCGAGACCCTGAAATTCATTGCCGAGCACCCCGAGTATGTTCACGAGAACAACGCCATGGACTGGCTGACGGATAAGGTCCGCCGGCCAGACCATAACAAGAAGGCTAATGGATACTCGACTTGCCACTTCTGGTCGAACTTTGAGATTGCCGACATGAGCTTCTGGAGGAGCAAGGCGTATGAGGATTACTTCAACCACCTGGACCGGACTGGGAATTTCTTCTACGAGAGATGGGGTGATGCGCCGGTGCATAGCATTGGACTGGGATTGTTTGAGGATAAGAGCAGGATCCACTG GTTCCGCGATATCGGATACCAACAtatccccttcttcaactgccCCAACTCGCCCAAGTGCAAGGGCTGTGTGACGGGTCGCTTCACGGACGGAGAGTCGTTCTTGTATAGAGAGGACTGCCGGCCAAACTGGTTCAAGTTTGTCAGTCAAGGGTAA